From one Candidatus Aenigmatarchaeota archaeon genomic stretch:
- a CDS encoding alpha-1,2-fucosyltransferase, with protein PLSYYKSLIKWFEENRKNCFFIILTDEPNEAENLFSGISNKVISKNHPGVDMSIMSLCEGGILSPSSFSWWGAYFMKKRDIVFAPKYWLGWKSKIEYPKGVFPSFAQEFEC; from the coding sequence CTCCGTTGTCATATTACAAAAGTCTTATAAAGTGGTTTGAAGAAAACAGAAAAAACTGCTTTTTCATAATACTTACAGATGAGCCGAATGAGGCAGAAAATTTATTTTCTGGAATTAGTAACAAAGTTATATCAAAAAATCATCCAGGAGTTGATATGTCTATAATGAGCCTGTGCGAAGGTGGTATTTTATCTCCAAGTAGTTTTTCTTGGTGGGGTGCATATTTTATGAAGAAGAGAGATATAGTTTTTGCACCAAAATATTGGCTTGGCTGGAAAAGTAAAATTGAATATCCAAAAGGGGTATTTCCTTCATTTGCTCAAGAATTTGAATGTTAG